In Arthrobacter sp. B3I4, the following proteins share a genomic window:
- a CDS encoding flavin reductase family protein — translation MFRRHAAGVAIITANYNGVPYGFTATSVASLSAKPPRFTFNMARTSSSWPAVANTGYIGVHMLGLGNQGLADRFARTRNRFEGDHWELGPHEVPILKDVSGWLIGKIQMRLSFENNAVVVVEVVEGALGGEGAPLLYHGGSYGQPVPLDYEI, via the coding sequence ATGTTCCGCCGGCATGCGGCCGGCGTCGCGATCATCACCGCGAACTATAACGGTGTCCCTTACGGCTTCACCGCCACCTCGGTGGCCTCGTTGTCGGCCAAACCGCCGCGGTTCACCTTCAACATGGCACGCACGTCCAGTTCGTGGCCCGCGGTGGCGAACACCGGTTACATCGGCGTGCACATGCTGGGGCTGGGCAACCAGGGGCTGGCCGACCGCTTCGCCCGCACCCGCAACCGCTTCGAAGGGGACCACTGGGAGCTTGGTCCGCACGAGGTGCCGATCCTGAAGGATGTCTCCGGCTGGCTGATCGGCAAGATCCAGATGCGGCTCTCCTTCGAGAACAACGCCGTCGTGGTCGTTGAAGTGGTCGAAGGCGCCCTCGGCGGCGAAGGCGCGCCGCTGCTGTATCACGGCGGCAGCTACGGCCAGCCGGTGCCGCTGGACTACGAGATCTAG